One Leptolyngbya sp. SIO1E4 genomic region harbors:
- a CDS encoding TetR/AcrR family transcriptional regulator: MVTHYKTPLSGAENETEARILKAAQRLFARRGYGGTTTRDLAQAAEVAEGTLFRHFESKKAILVRVATEGWVEILTDLLTELSEMASYKAIGQVMRRRMGNFSHNADLMRVCFMEAQFHPELREQVQGEVIAKMTDVAEAFFQTAMDRGIYRPMNPRVVARIFLGMFTIAGFSQSTLGDEAGSPGAMRDLAEGLTDIFLNGVLVEREEH; the protein is encoded by the coding sequence ATGGTCACCCATTACAAAACCCCGCTTTCAGGCGCGGAAAATGAAACTGAAGCCCGCATCTTAAAAGCTGCCCAGCGTCTGTTTGCCCGACGCGGATATGGCGGTACAACAACCCGAGATTTGGCCCAGGCGGCAGAAGTCGCAGAGGGGACACTCTTTCGACATTTTGAGAGCAAAAAAGCCATCTTGGTGCGGGTGGCGACGGAAGGCTGGGTTGAAATCTTGACAGATTTACTCACGGAGTTGAGTGAAATGGCTAGCTATAAGGCGATCGGTCAGGTCATGCGCCGCCGCATGGGAAATTTTTCCCATAATGCTGACCTGATGCGGGTTTGCTTTATGGAAGCTCAGTTTCATCCTGAATTGCGAGAGCAGGTGCAAGGGGAAGTGATCGCCAAAATGACCGATGTTGCTGAGGCGTTCTTTCAAACTGCGATGGATCGAGGCATCTACCGTCCCATGAACCCACGGGTTGTGGCGCGCATCTTTTTAGGCATGTTTACCATCGCAGGCTTCAGTCAATCGACCCTGGGAGACGAAGCCGGATCGCCCGGAGCCATGCGAGATCTTGCCGAAGGCCTCACGGATATTTTCCTCAACGGCGTGTTAGTTGAGCGAGAGGAGCATTAA
- a CDS encoding chlororespiratory reduction protein 7 encodes MADYSLMYEEDHFVLLIPGEEEEILTAEELLARLTTLLGDRQDSLPYDVAKFPTAAEQAKYLINTACDFELQPGRTMQWYAIRLEK; translated from the coding sequence ATGGCTGACTATTCACTGATGTATGAGGAGGATCATTTTGTCCTGCTCATTCCTGGAGAAGAAGAGGAAATTTTGACGGCAGAGGAACTGCTGGCACGGCTGACAACCCTGCTAGGCGATCGCCAAGATAGCCTCCCCTATGATGTAGCCAAGTTTCCCACAGCGGCAGAGCAGGCTAAATATCTCATCAACACGGCCTGCGACTTTGAGCTACAGCCAGGTCGTACGATGCAGTGGTACGCCATTCGCCTGGAAAAATAA